The Hyperolius riggenbachi isolate aHypRig1 chromosome 3, aHypRig1.pri, whole genome shotgun sequence genome window below encodes:
- the LOC137564365 gene encoding T-cell immunoglobulin and mucin domain-containing protein 4-like, producing MMETCVRVALCLLLGKGLLASAVEVRGRLGGAVTLPCALPSEESEEAYGCWGRERCDTFTCNEEILSIDKLGVIWRISHRHQLLGNVTQGNMSLTITDVTREDQGTYCCKIKVKGWFHDDDKTVTTEEHMLKVHEGPTDGTKNSADGKSQEMAEGSSVARETSHSPTTITVVVLFILIVGLLGLLSAWKCYKIRTKNKAGHMLLEDLQEETQEAEQNVSI from the exons ATGATGGAGACGTGTGTCAGGGTTGCTTTGTGTCTGCTGCTCGGCAAAG GTCTATTGGCATCGGCTGTGGAGGTGAGAGGCAGGCTGGGAGGTGCGGTGACCTTACCATGTGCACTTCCTTCGGAGGAGAGCGAGGAAGCCTACGGGTGCTGGGGAAGAGAGAGGTGTGACACCTTTACGTGCAACGAAGAGATCCTCAGCATCGACAAACTCGGCGTGATCTGGAGGATCTCTCACAGACACCAGCTACTGGGGAACGTCACGCAGGGGAacatgtcactgaccatcactGATGTCACTAGGGAAGACCAAGGAACGTACTGCTGCAAAATCAAGGTCAAGGGATGGTTTCATGACGACGATAAAACTGTGACAACTGAGGAACATATGCTGAAAGTACATGAAG GTCCCACCgatggaacaaagaattctgcggACGGCAAATCTCAG GAGATGGCTGAAGGATCTTCAGTGGCCAGAGAAACTTCTCACTCCCCTACAACTATTACAGTCGTGGTTCTCTTCATTCTCATCGTAGGTCTGCTGGGCTTACTGTCTGCAT GGAAATGCTATAAAATAAGAACTAAAAACAAAGCAGG CCATATGTTGCTGGAAGACCTACAGGAGGAGACGCAAGAAGCAGAGCAGAATGTTTCTATATGA